ACCATCTCTCAACTGGCCAAACGCCACCACCTGTCTCGCAGCACCCTGCTCTATTATGAGCGGATCGGCCTGCTTCATGCCCAGCGTGCCGCCAACGGCTACCGCAGCTATGGTCCGGCGGACGACCAACGCCTGGAACGGATCTGCCGCTATCGCGAGGCCGGTTTGCCGCTGGAGGAAATTCAAACCCTGCTGGACGAGCCCCACGCTCCAGCTCAGGAGTTGCTGGAAAAACGCTTACGTCAAATCAACGAAGACATTGTACGACTACGCCAGCAGCAGCACGAAATCACCCGTTTGCTGGCAGCTATGGCCCACCAACCCAGCATTGCCGTCGTCACCAAAAATCAGTGGGTCGAAATGCTCGCCGCCGCCGGTATGGATGAAGCCGCCATGCAACGCTGGCATGCGGCCTTTGAACACCGCTC
This is a stretch of genomic DNA from uncultured Desulfuromonas sp.. It encodes these proteins:
- a CDS encoding MerR family transcriptional regulator — encoded protein: MSYTISQLAKRHHLSRSTLLYYERIGLLHAQRAANGYRSYGPADDQRLERICRYREAGLPLEEIQTLLDEPHAPAQELLEKRLRQINEDIVRLRQQQHEITRLLAAMAHQPSIAVVTKNQWVEMLAAAGMDEAAMQRWHAAFEHRSPQAHEDFLRSLGLDAQEVTHIRNQSQSAW